In Primulina huaijiensis isolate GDHJ02 unplaced genomic scaffold, ASM1229523v2 scaffold20025, whole genome shotgun sequence, the following are encoded in one genomic region:
- the LOC140966126 gene encoding transcription factor bHLH49-like — MDSVTNIESDETENPGNYLACNLSSNWQLNGNILTNTSVEIIPMNNSMVESSACSAAPMIDSFCPRNWNQQADSGTLSNLDSVRANLGWNTNQILRRGVCLPAVPGMIHQSLPHFPADSAFIERAVRCSSFNGGNFGEMINSFTILDPLNPYSHTFASMQGPHENFRGNGYEMNMAEASKEASFPIEHGTEENPLQNEKICGNYLRSQDEVKNAVDASHNESDVSEFNNGDPLEKFEGAAVESSGQGLGSKKRKRIAQNEKKEAPHPCIETEKEHAKSKPKGDQYPASSSKPAGKYGKQGSQGSDMPKEEYIHVRARRGQATNSHSLAERVRREKISERMKYLQDLVPGCSKVTGKAVMLDEIINYVQSLQRQVEFLSMKLATVNPRLNFNIEAFLAKDILQPRLQSSLACPPDMNVAYPPLHPSQPALIQSGIPGLGNSSDAFRRVINLRSTAIGEEFKEPSSQVPNAWVDELHNVVQMGFTSSPTKDEQDLSDSPPLVQVKAET, encoded by the exons ATGGATTCGGTTACCAACATTGAGTCGGACGAGACTGAAAATCCTGGAAACTATCTTGCATGTAATTTATCCTCAAACTGGCAACTAAACGGAAACATTCTAACAAATACATCTGTTGAAATAATTCCAATGAACAACTCCATGGTAGAGTCTTCTGCTTGCTCCGCTGCCCCAATGATTGATTCTTTTTGTCCACGGAATTGGAATCAGCAAGCAGATAGTGGAACTTTGAGTAATCTTGATTCCGTAAGAGCTAATCTTGGTTGGaacacaaatcaaatccttAGAAGGGGTGTCTGTCTACCTGCAGTTCCGGGGATGATTCATCAGAGTTTGCCTCACTTTCCAGCTGATTCAGCTTTTATCGAACGAGCAGTGAGGTGTTCGAGCTTCAATGGAGGGAATTTTGGCGAAATGATAAATTCCTTCACCATTCTCGATCCTCTGAATCCGTATTCTCATACTTTTGCTTCAATGCAAGGGCCGCATGAGAATTTTCGAGGTAATGGATATGAAATGAACATGGCTGAAGCTTCTAAAGAGGCTTCATTTCCTATCGAGCATGGCACAGAAGAGAACCCACTCCAGAAtgagaaaatttgtggaaattATCTTCGGTCTCAAGATGAAGTGAAAAATGCAGTTGATGCATCACATAATGAGTCTGATGTGTCTGAATTTAATAACGGTGATCCGCTAGAGAAGTTTGAAGGTGCAGCCGTGGAGTCTTCTGGTCAGGGGCTTGGCTCCAAGAAAAGGAAGAGAATTGCTCAG AATGAAAAAAAGGAAGCCCCACACCCATGTATTGAAACAGAAAAGGAGCATGCTAAAAGTAAACCAAAGGGCGATCAATACCCAGCTTCGAGCAGTAAACCTGCTGGCAAATATGGTAAGCAGGGATCCCAAGGATCAGATATGCCGAAGGAAGAATATATACATGTTAGAGCAAGAAGAGGTCAGGCCACAAACAGCCACAGTCTTGCTGAAAGG GTGAGGAGGGAAAAGATCAGTGAAAGGATGAAGTACCTTCAGGATCTCGTTCCTGGTTGCAGCAAG GTTACAGGAAAAGCTGTTATGCTGGACGAGATCATCAATTATGTGCAATCGCTGCAGCGACAGGTTGAG TTCCTGTCCATGAAGCTTGCAACAGTTAATCCACGTCTCAACTTCAACATTGAAGCATTCCTAGCTAAAGAT ATCCTTCAACCTAGACTGCAATCTTCATTGGCTTGTCCTCCAGATATGAACGTGGCTTATCCTCCTCTACATCCATCACAACCCGCACTAATTCAATCGGGCATTCCTGGTTTAGGAAACTCTTCAGATGCCTTTCGAAGAGTAATTAATCTCCGATCGACTGCCATTGGTGAAGAATTCAAAGAACCTTCATCACAA GTTCCCAATGCCTGGGTAGATGAGCTTCACAACGTTGTTCAAATGGGCTTCACCTCAAGTCCAACTAAGGATGAACAAGATTTAAGTG ATTCTCCACCACTCGTGCAAGTGAAAGCTGAAACCTGA